Proteins found in one Diorhabda carinulata isolate Delta chromosome 11, icDioCari1.1, whole genome shotgun sequence genomic segment:
- the LOC130899694 gene encoding acaloleptin A-like, translating into MNFIWYVASVLLLLEVISADKQKNPWEVHPGANRDENGNVNAGVEVKRKGENHDFEAGWGKVVHGPNKAKPTWHVGGTFRFKRSPDQPWEVHPGANRDENGNVNAGVEVKRKGENHDFEAGWGKVVHGPNKAKPTWHVGGTFRFKRSPDQPWEVHPGANRDENGNVNAGVEVKRKGENHDFEAGWGKVVHGPNKAKPTWHVGGTFRFKRSPDQPWEVHPGAKRDETGNVNAGVEVKRKGENHDFEAGWGKVVHGPNKAKPTWHVGGTFRFKRSPDQPWEVHPGAKRDETGNVNAGVEVKRKGENHDFEAGWGKVVHGPNKAKPTWHVGGTFRFKRSPDQPWEVHPGANRDENGNVNAGVEVKRKGENHDFEAGWGKVVHGPNKAKPTWHVGGTFRFKRSPDQPWEVHPGANRDENGNVKAGVEVKRKGENHDFEAGWGKVVHGPNKAKPTWHVGGTFRFKRSPDQPWEVHPGANRDENGNVNAGVEVKRKGENHDFEAGWGKVVHGPNKAKPTWHVGGTFRFKRSPDQPWEVHPGANRDENGNVNAGVEVKRKGENHDFEAGWGKVVHGPNKAKPTWHVVVHFIFNTKRLM; encoded by the coding sequence ATGAATTTTATATGGTATGTAGCATCAGTTCTTTTACTGTTAGAAGTTATATCAGCTGATAAACAAAAGAATCCATGGGAAGTGCATCCAGGTGCCAATCGCGACGAAAACGGAAACGTCAACGCTGGAGTCgaagtgaaaagaaaaggaGAAAACCACGATTTCGAAGCTGGATGGGGCAAAGTAGTGCATGGACCAAATAAAGCAAAGCCTACGTGGCATGTAGGAGGTACTTTTAGATTCAAAAGATCTCCCGATCAACCGTGGGAAGTGCATCCAGGTGCCAATCGCGACGAAAACGGAAACGTCAACGCTGGAGTCgaagtgaaaagaaaaggaGAAAACCACGATTTCGAAGCTGGATGGGGTAAAGTAGTGCATGGACCAAATAAAGCAAAGCCTACGTGGCATGTAGGAGGTACTTTTAGATTCAAAAGATCTCCCGATCAACCGTGGGAAGTGCATCCAGGTGCCAATCGCGACGAAAACGGCAACGTCAACGCTGGAGTCgaagtgaaaagaaaaggaGAAAACCACGATTTCGAAGCTGGATGGGGCAAAGTAGTGCATGGACCAAATAAAGCGAAACCTACGTGGCATGTAGGAGGTACTTTTAGATTCAAAAGATCTCCCGATCAACCGTGGGAAGTGCATCCAGGTGCCAAACGCGACGAAACCGGAAACGTCAACGCTGGAGTCgaagtgaaaagaaaaggaGAAAACCACGATTTCGAAGCTGGATGGGGCAAAGTAGTGCATGGACCAAATAAAGCGAAACCTACGTGGCATGTAGGAGGTACTTTTAGATTCAAAAGATCTCCCGATCAACCGTGGGAAGTGCATCCAGGTGCCAAACGCGACGAAACCGGAAACGTCAACGCTGGAGTCgaagtgaaaagaaaaggaGAAAACCACGATTTCGAAGCTGGATGGGGCAAAGTAGTGCATGGACCAAATAAAGCGAAACCTACGTGGCATGTAGGAGGTACTTTTAGATTCAAAAGATCTCCCGATCAACCGTGGGAAGTGCATCCAGGTGCCAATCGCGACGAAAACGGCAACGTCAACGCTGGAGTCgaagtgaaaagaaaaggaGAAAACCACGATTTCGAAGCTGGATGGGGTAAAGTAGTGCATGGACCAAATAAAGCAAAGCCTACGTGGCATGTAGGAGGTACTTTTAGATTCAAAAGATCTCCCGATCAACCGTGGGAAGTGCATCCAGGTGCCAATCGCGACGAAAACGGCAACGTCAAGGCTGGAGTCgaagtgaaaagaaaaggaGAAAACCACGATTTCGAAGCTGGATGGGGCAAAGTAGTGCATGGACCAAATAAAGCGAAACCTACGTGGCATGTAGGAGGTACTTTTAGATTCAAAAGATCTCCCGATCAACCGTGGGAAGTGCATCCAGGTGCCAATCGCGACGAAAACGGAAACGTCAACGCTGGAGTCgaagtgaaaagaaaaggaGAAAACCACGATTTCGAAGCTGGATGGGGTAAAGTAGTGCATGGACCAAATAAAGCAAAGCCTACGTGGCATGTAGGAGGTACTTTTAGATTCAAAAGATCTCCCGATCAACCGTGGGAAGTGCATCCAGGTGCCAATCGCGACGAAAACGGAAACGTCAACGCTGGAGTCgaagtgaaaagaaaaggaGAAAACCACGATTTCGAAGCTGGATGGGGTAAAGTAGTGCATGGACCAAATAAAGCAAAGCCTACGTGGCATGTGGTGgtacatttcatttttaatacaaaaagaCTTATGTAA
- the LOC130899696 gene encoding sodium-coupled monocarboxylate transporter 1-like — MENGAISKLGVLDVGRAMQRFGIVDYVIFLLMLSMCLIVGLSFGIFGKNQNSQDYLVGGRNMKILPIAMSLIATWVSGISLLGIPTEIYVYGIQYTYIIIGFLLTTLVFGTVYLPVFQQLQLTSTYEYHQMRFDKNVRLFGSVLFAIGMVAWLPLVIYVPALAFNQVTGVNVHLTTPAVCIICVIYTSMGGLKGVVWTDVIQIFIMFGAILLVVIKGTIDVGGIGNVFRRNWESDRIEGPNFDPDPMARHTIWALVIGGGAYTLQSAGVNQNMVQRYLALPSLRESKKALWVFFFGLTAIVLLCSYCGMLIYATYYKCDPLTTKLAREKDQLLPLLVMEILGDIPGLPGLFVAGIFSAALSSLSTGLNAMAAVVLEDFYKPFFKKELSEKQTYFLMKTTVLVIGTMCVGLVFVVEKLGAVLQLAMSIGAISNGPSLGLFTMGVLFPWINAKGALIGGVSSLIFMSWLCISAQSLISSGDLTFPEKSVSTDGCHYNFIPKYLSKSMINITEVTHTDEKYMILRLSYLWYCLIGSIFAIFIAAIVSYITTPLNPEDVDAKLLAPFVRKIIQYRKNRRLDKNRNRQRSGQHNNGDVHLHPMEETNMYALDDCKIRN; from the exons atggAAAACGGAGCAATTTCCAAGCTTGGTGTACTCGATGTCGGTCGTGCTATGCAACGTTTCGGAATTGTCGATTACGTCATATTTCTATTGATGCTCAGTATGTGTTTGATAGTTGGATTATCATTTGGGATATTtggtaaaaatcaaaattctcaAGATTATCTAGTCGGTggtagaaatatgaaaatacttCCTATTGCTATGTCGTTAATAGCTAC GTGGGTTAGTGGTATATCATTACTTGGAATTCCCACAGAAATATACGTATATGGGATACAATATACATACATTATAATTGGATTTCTTCTAACAACTTTGGTATTTGGAACTGTGTATTTACCAGTTTTTCAACAACTCCAACTCACGTCAACGTACGAG TATCATCAAATGCGATTCGATAAAAATGTCAGATTATTCGGATCAGTCCTTTTCGCCATTGGAATGGTTGCTTGGTTACCTTTAGTCATATATGTACCAGCTTTAGCATTTAATCAAGTGACAGGTGTAAATGTACATCTGACAACACCGGCTGTTTGTATCATATGCGTCATATATACTTCCATG ggAGGACTTAAGGGTGTCGTTTGGACAGAtgttatacaaatttttataatgttcgGTGCCATACTTCTAGTAGTTATAAAAGGCACAATCGACGTCGGTGGTATTGGAAACGTCTTTCGAAGAAATTGGGAAAGTGACAGAATAGAAGGACCAAA ttttgacCCAGATCCTATGGCTAGACACACCATATGGGCACTAGTGATTGGAGGTGGGGCGTATACTTTACAAAGCGCAGGCGTGAATCAAAATATGGTGCAGAGATATTTGGCTTTACCTTCGTTACGAGAAAGTAAAAA agcATTATGGGTGTTCTTTTTTGGATTAACAGCGATTGTTTTACTATGTTCTTATTGTGGCATGCTTATTTATGCAACATATTACAAATGCGATCCTCTAACAACGAAG CTAGCCAGAGAGAAAGATCAATTACTGCCTTTACTCGTGATGGAAATTTTGGGGGACATCCCCGGTCTTCCAGGCCTTTTCGTAGCCGGTATATTCAGCGCAGCCTTAAG TTCTCTATCGACTGGTCTCAATGCTATGGCTGCTGTCGTCTTGGAAGATTTCTATAAACCGTTTTTTAAAAAGGAACTTTCAGAAAAACAAACTTACTTTCTCATGAAAACAACAGTTCTAGTTATAGGTACCATGTGTGTTGGGTTGGTATTTGTGGTAGAAAAATTAGGGGCTGTATTACAA TTAGCTATGAGTATTGGTGCTATATCTAACGGACCTTCTTTAGGATTATTCACGATGGGAGTTTTATTCCCATGGATAAACGCCAag GGTGCGTTGATCGGAGGTGTATCGTCTCTGATATTCATGTCTTGGTTATGTATAAGTGCCCAAAGTTTGATATCATCAGGAGATTTGACGTTTCCAGAAAAATCCGTTTCTACTGACGGTTGCCATtacaattttattccaaaatatttgagCAAATCGATGATAAACATAACAGAAGTAACACATACAGA cgAAAAATATATGATCCTCAGATTATCTTATTTATGGTATTGCCTTATTGGAAgtatttttgctatatttatAGCGGCAATAGTAAGTTACATTACTACACCTTTGAATCCAGAAGACGTAGATGCCAAATTGTTGGCACCGTTCGTACGAAAGATAATACAATACAGAAAAAACAGAAGATTGGATAAAAATAGGAACCGTCAACGATCTGGACAGCATAATAAT GGCGATGTCCACTTGCACCCCATGGAAGAAACAAACATGTACGCCCTAGATGATTGTAAAATAcgaaattaa